The following is a genomic window from Sphingomonas sinipercae.
TTAAACCGCGGGCGGGTCATGCGCGAATGCAGTCCTTTAGATACACGAAGGGCGGCCATGCCTTTATGGCGCGGCCGCCCCGTTGCCAACTGCTAAGCGGCAACGCGTGCTTATGCGACCGGCTCAGCCTTGCTGGTGCCAGCGGCAGCGGCGACCTCGGCCGCGAAATCGTTGGCTTCCTTTTCGATGCCTTCGCCAAGCTGGAAACGGACGAAGTTGGTCAGTTCGATGCCTGAGCCGGCGTCCTTGCCGGCAGCGGCGAGGACTTCAGCGACCGGGGTCTTGTTGTCCATCACGAACAGCTGCGACAGCAGGGCGTTTTCTTTGCGGAACTTGGCCATCGCGCCTTCGACCATCTTGACTGCGATGTTCTCCGGCTTGCCGCTTTCCTTCGCCTTTTCAAGCGCAATGCCACGTTCGCGCTCGATCAGCGCCGGATCCAACTGGTCGCCGTTGAGCGCCAGCGGGTTCGCAGCGGCGATGTGCATCGCGATCTGCTTGCCGAGCGCCTGAAGTGTGTCGGCCGGTGCGCCGCTTTCGAGCGCGACGAGCACGCCGATCTTGCCCAGGCCCGGAGCCACGGCGTTGTGAATGTACGACACGACCGCGCCCTGCCCGACTTCGAGCACGGCAGCGCGGCGAAGCGACTGGTTCTCACCGATCGTGGCGATGTTGTTGGTCAGCTTCTCCGAAACCGAACCGCCGCCCGGATATTGTGCGGCGCCGAGCGCTTCGACGTCATCGCCCGTTTGCAGCGCAAGCTTCGCGGCATTGCGGACGAAATCCTGAAACTGCTCGTTCTTGGCGACGAAGTCGGTCTCCGAGTTGATCTCGACGAGCGCTCCGCGATTGCCTTCGACGGCAGCGCCGATCAGGCCTTCGGCGGCGGTGCGGCCGGCCTTCTTGGCAGCGGCGGCCAGGCCCTTGGTGCGGAGCCAATCGACGGCCGCTTCCATCTCGCCATTGGTTTCGGCCAACGCCTTCTTGCAATCCATCATGCCGGCGCCGGTGCGCTCACGCAGTTCCTTGACGGATGCGGCGGTGATCTCAGCCATATCTATATCCTCTTGCATGGACCCCAGCGCAGGCAGGGGCCCAGTTATTCCGTTGAAAAAAGGGCTCTGCTCCCGCTTTCGCGGGAGCGGCCAAGTCAGGCGACCGCGGCCTCGACCGGCGGTTCAGCCATGGCGCCGACGTCCTCGCCGCGCGCCTGGGCGTTGCCACTGCGGCCAGCGGCGACGGCGGCGGCGATCGAATCGCAATACAGGCGGATCGCGCGGCTGGCGTCGTCATTGCCCGGGACCGGGAATGAGATGCCGTTCGGGTCGCTGTTCGAATCGAGGATCGCGACGACCGGGATGCCAAGCACGTTGGCTTCCTTGACCGCCAGCTCTTCCTTGTTGGTGTCGACCACGAACATGATGTCCGGCAGGCCGCCCATGTCGCGAATGCCGCCGAGCGACTTTTCGAGCTTGTCGCGCTCACGGGTCAGCTGCAGCACTTCCTTCTTGGTCAGGCCGGCGGTGTCACCCGAGAGCTGCTCTTCAAGCGTCTTCAGGCGCTTGATGGAGTTGGAGATCGTCTTCCAGTTGGTCAGCATGCCGCCAAGCCAGCGGTGATTGACGAAGTGCTGGCCGGAGCTCTGCGCCGCTTCGGCGACCGCATCCTGCGCCTGGCGCTTGGTGCCGACGAACAGCACCTTGCCGCCACGCGCGACAGTCTGCTGAACGAAGTCCAGCGCGCGCGCGAACAAGGGTACGGTCTGCGAAAGATCGATGATGTGGACGCCGTTGCGATCGCCGAAAATGTACGGCTTCATCCGCGGATTCCAGCGGTGGGTCTGGTGGCCGAAATGCGATCCGGCTTCAAGCAATTGCTGCATGGTGACGACAGTAGCCGCCATAAGTCTTCTCCTCCGGTTTAGCCTCGACGGAACCGAGTCACCGATCAGCTGATCGGCACCGGTATGTATGGTTCCGTCTGTGGAATGCCCGGGCCCCTACCCGAACACTCGTGCCGTTTCAACCTTTCGCCGCGTGATCGGCGCGTGCGCTTGACACGATAGAACAAATGGGGAACATTCCCTCGTCCTACCTACCCGGAAGACCCCGTGCCGGAACAAAGCGTGTCCGACATGGTTCAACCCGAAACCCAAGGGACGAAGTCATGCTTGCACCGTTCGCAACCCTCATCTTCCTCGTCACCGCGTGGCTGATTGCCAAGCTTGTCATCGAAACGATTGACGACAGTGGCCAGCGCATCGTCGCGGCGCTTTTCCGCCGACAGCCGACAGTTGCGGTTCACGCGATGAAAATCCCGGTCAGGGCCAGCCGCCAGCGTACGCCGGCTAGGCCGGTTGCTGCACCGCGGATGCAGTGGCGCGACGCCGCTTGACCCTCGCATAGCTGCTCAGGCTGAAGGGCAAGGTCAGCAGGTAGACGCCCGCGATACCCAGCAACGTGATCCAGGGTGCCCGGATCAGGGCCGCTCCTAGCAACGCGATCCCGGCAAGCGCGAACAAGCGCCAACCGCTGCGGATCCGGAGCGACGTCCAGCTGAAGGTCGGGACGCTCGAGATCATCAGCAGTGCGATGAAGACGGTCCATGGCATTACCAGCTGCCAGGCCCGAAACAGCTCGTTGCCGGTGATCAACCAAAGGAAAATCGGGATGAAGGCGACGCCTGCTCCCGCCGGTGCCGGGACGCCGGTGTTGAAGCCGGCGGATTTGTGCGGCTGGTCGGTGACATCGATCCGCGCGTTGAAGCGCGCCAGGCGAAGCGCGCAGCACACCGCCAGCGCCAGCGCCGCGACCCAACCGAACATCGGCGCGCGCTGAAGCGACCAGAGAAACATGATCAAGGCCGGCGCAGTTCCGAATGCGATATTGTCGCTCAGGGAATCGAGCTCCGCGCCGAAGCGGCTTTGCGCGCGAAGCAGCCGGGCGATCCGACCGTCGAGACCATCGAGAACGCCGGCGAAAACGATTGAGCCGAGCGCCTTTTCCCACTCCCCGCCAATGGCGAAGCTGACCCCCGTCAATCCGAAACAGAGCGCCAGCAAGGTGATTGCGTTCGGGACCATCGCACGAAACGGAATTCCGCGCGCTTCCCGATCGGCGGTCACTGGCTGATTCCAGCGGTTGCTGGCTGCACGCCAAGCTCCGCGATCACCGTCTCCCCGGCAATCGTACGTTGCCCGAGGAGGACCCGCGGCCCGGTTCCGGCGGGCAGGTAAACGTCGACCCGGCTGCCGAAACGGATCATGCCGATGCGCTGGCCGCCCTCGACCGCGTCGCCTTCACGGACGAACGTGAGGATCCGCCGTGCGATGAGGCCGGCAATCTGGGTGAAAGCGATGCTCACCCCGTCCGCACTTTCGACGATGAAGTGCTGCCGTTCATTGTCCTCGCTCGCCTTGTCTAGGTCGGCGTTGACGAACTTGCCCGGAACGTAGGCCATTTTCGTCACTCGGCCGCTGATCGGCGAGCGATTGATGTGCACGTCGAACACGCTCATGAAAATCGAAACGCGGGTATATTCCCCCGCTTCCATGCTTCCGGCGAGCTCAACCGGCGGCGACACCTTCGAAATCAGCGTGATCAACCCGTCCGCCGGAGCGACGATCAACCGCGGGTCGCGCGGCGTCGTCCGGATCGGATCGCGGAAGAAGGCCGCTACCCAGATCGTCACGCCGACCAGAAGCCAGCCGAGGAAGTGGCTGAACGCACTGTACGTGACGATCGTCGCCACCCCGGCGATCAGGAGGAACTTGCGGCCCTCCGGATGAACCGAAGGAAAGCGCCATTTGACGTTCGTCGTAAGGGGCCCGTCGGGGCTCTTGAGTTTGGCCATGCGGCTTCCCTTAAAGACGCTGCATCGGCTGCACAATCTCGGCGCCCGGTTGCTTTGGCGGGAGCGCCTGGCCTATGCGCCCGCCGAACTTCCGTTCCAGGATAGCAGAGGCAGCAATGGCCAAGATCAAGGTGAAGAACCCCGTCGTCGAAATCGACGGCGACGAAATGACGCGCATCATCTGGCAGTGGATCCGCGAGCGGCTGATCCAGCCCTACCTCGACGTGGACCTGCTCTACTACGACCTTTCGGTCGAAAACCGCGATGCCACGGAAGACCGGGTGACCGTCGAAGCGGCCGAGGCGATCAAGAAGCATGGCGTCGGCGTGAAATGCGCCACCATCACGCCCGACGAGCAGCGCGTCGAAGAATTCGGCCTCAAGAAGATGTGGAAGTCGCCCAACGGCACGATCCGCAACATCCTGGGCGGCGTCGTCTTTCGCGAGCCGATCGTGATCGCCAACGTCCCACGCCTAATCCCCGGCTGGACCGACCCGATCGTCGTCGGCCGCCATGCCTTTGGCGACCAGTATAAGGCGACCGACTTCCTGGTCCCGGGCAAGGGCAAGCTGACCATAAAATGGGTCGGTGAGGATGGCCAGGAGATCGAGCATGAAGTGTTCGACTTCCCAAGCTCCGGCGTTGCCATGGGAATGTACAACCTCGACGAGAGCATCCGCGACTTTGCCCATGCCTGCCTGAACTACGGGCTCAACCGCGGCTGGCCCGTATACCTGTCCACCAAGAACACGATCCTCAAGGCTTACGACGGGCGCTTCAAGGATCTGTTCCAGGACATTTACGACAACGAATACAAGGCGAAGTTCGAGGCGGCTGGTATTGAATATCAACACCGGTTGATCGACGACATGGTTGCCTCGGCCCTCAAATGGAGCGGCAAATTCGTCTGGGCCTGCAAGAACTATGATGGTGACGTCCAGTCGGACCAGGTGGCGCAGGGCTTCGGTTCGCTAGGCCTGATGACGTCGGTGCTGATGACGCCCGACGGCAAGACCGTGGAGGCGGAAGCGGCGCACGGCACCGTCACCCGCCACTATCGCATGCACCAACAAGGGAAGGCGACCTCGACCAACCCCATTGCGTCGATCTTCGCCTGGACCGGCGGCCTCAAGTATCGCGGCAAGTTCGACGATACGCCCGAGGTGGTGAAGTTCGCCGAGACGCTGGAGCGCGTCTGCGTCGAAACCGTCGAGTCCGGTCAGATGACGAAGGATCTCGCGATCCTGGTCGGCCCCGACCAGCCATGGATGACGACCGAGCAATTCTTCGAGGCGATCCGCGCCAATCTCGAACAGGCGATGACCGCCGAAGGAATCGGTCAGGCGTAAGCGTTAGGCGAGCGCACCTTCTCCCGCCGGATGCCAAGGCCGATCAGACGCCCCGGTATCCGCCGCAACAGCGGGACGCGATCGAACAGCCGAATGATCACGGGCGCCTGGCGGATCGGTTCGCCGGGCTGGAGAAGCTTTCCGATCACCCTGTCCTGCGCGGCTTTCTGCCCTGCCTGGATGATCCGCGTAGGTAGCAGGCGCCGCTTCTGAACCTTGTGCAGCAACGCATCCACGTCTGCGCCCGCCGCAAGCGGACCAGCGAGGCAGTTGGCGGCCGCGACTGCGTCCTGGATGGCGAGATTGATCCCGACGCCGCCGATGGGGCTCATCGCATGCGCGGCATCGCCGATAGCCAGCAGCCCGGGACGATGCCAGCGGGTCAGTCGGTCGAGCGAGACGCTGAGCAGCTTCAGGTCGTCGATTGCATCGAGTTCGGCGAGATCGAGGTCGGGCGCTGCGGCTGCAACCGCCTGGCGGATCGGCCCGATCCCGTCGGCCTTCATCGCTTCCGCCTTGCCCTTGGGAATGACCAGCGCGCACTGCCAATAATCGCCGCGGTCGATGAGCACGAGCAAGCGGCCGCGCTCGAAGCTGCCCCGAAGCTTCTCCCCGCCGCTGCGTTTCGGAATCCGGAACCAGAAGACGTCCATCGGCGCTCCAAGAGTCTCCAGCGGCAGCATTTTCTGCTTTCGAACGATCGAGTCCCGGCCGTCGGCGGCGATCGTCAGCCTTGCCCGCATCGCGGTGCCGTCGCGTAGCCGGACGCCTTCGATGCGCCCGCCTTCCTCGATCAGCCCTTCGACCGGCGCATTCATCTGCAATGCGAAGCCCGGGAATGCGCTCGCCTGCTGGCGCAGGAAATCGAGGAAGTCCCATTGCGGCATCATCGCGATGAAGGGGGCCGGCGTGGGCAGATGTGACAAATCGCCGATCGCCCAGCGGCGGCCGGCCAATTCGAGCTCCGCACCCCTCAATTCGCTATGCGGCCGCTTTAGGAATTCCTGCAGCAGCCCGAGCTGATGGAGGATTTCCATGGTCGAAGGGTGGACCGTGTCGCCGCGGAAATCGCGGAAGAAATCGGCATGCTTCTCGAGAACTTCGACGCGGCATCCGGCGCGGGCGAAAAGCAGTCCCGCCATGATCCCCGCCGGGCCGCCACCGACGATGACCAGGTCGCGATCGTTGTTCCCCGCGGGCATTTGCCGAGTGTCGCACACTTGGCGCCGATGCGGAAATGCACTCGGTTGATCGTTCGCGCTGGTCGATCAGCCTTTCTTCAAGGCTCGTGGCTTGTGCGCGGCGCGCTTGCCCTCGTCCGTCTCCACCAGATATTCCGGATTGTCCTTCGATGCCGCGACCTTGTGACCCTTGATGGTCATTGGCGAGGTGACTTTCTTCACCACCTTGCCGTGCGCGTCGCCGCCATGCGAGCTCCAGCTGACGCGGTCGCCCTTCTTCAGTTTTTCAGCCATTACGTACCTCCGCGCGACCAACGCTCGGGCGCCCCGCCGGGGTGACAGAATCCGGGCGACCTGCTCTAAAGCGGGTATGCACGGTAATTTCGCGACTTCGGGGTTCAGCGACGCGCTGGTAATCCTTGGCGCGGCCGGAATCGTGATCCCCGCCTTCGCTCGCCTGCGCATCAGCCCGATTATCGGCTTCATCCTTATCGGCGCGCTCGTCGGCCCAGCGGCCCTCGGCGCACTTTCTCACAGCCAACACTGGCTGAGCTATGTGACGATCTCCAACCCCGAGGCGATCGGGCCGTTTGCGGAGCTCGGCATCATCATGCTGTTGTTTTCGATCGGCCTAGAGCTGTCTTTCCGACGCTTGTGGACAATGCGCCGGCTTGTGTTCGGCGTTGGCGCAGCCGAGCTGATCCTGGGCGCCTCGGTCATCGGGATCGGACTGTACCTGCTTGGCGAGAGCCTCAGCGGGTCGGTCGGCCTGGGCCTGGCATTGGCACTGTCTTCGACGGCGCTGGTCATTCCCTTGGTCGGCACGCACAGCCCGGTCGGCCGTTCCGCGCTCGCCATGCTTCTGTTCGAGGACGTTGCGCTGGTCCCCATCGTCTTCGCCCTGGGCGCAATGTCGCCTGCTGCCGATGCAGGGGTTGGCGAATTGCTGACCACCCTTGCCTTCGGCGTGGTTGGAGTCGCGGGCCTTCTGATCGGCGGCCGGCTGCTGCTCCCACGCCTGTTCGCGCAAGCCGCTCGGACCAAGAGCCCGGAGCTGTTCCTTGCCGCGTGCCTGGTCGTGGTCATCGTCGCCAGCCTGATCACCTCCGCGATCGGCTTCTCGCCAGTGCTGGGCGCGCTCGTCGCCGGGATCGTCATCGCGGAAACCGAATATCGCGGCGAGGTGGAGGTCGTGACCGCACCACTACGCGGCCTCGGCCTCGGCATCTTCCTGATCACCGTCGGCATGGGGGTCGACCTGCGCCTCGTGATTGCCGACTGGCAATCGATTTTTGCGGCCGTGCTGGGCGTCCTGCTGGTCAAGGCGATGGTCACGGCCTTCCTGCTTCGGCTCGAGGGGGCCAGGCCAGCGGTCGCGGCGGAAACCGGCGTCCTAATGGCCTCGCCGTCGGAAACGACCCTGATCGTGCTCGCGACCGCAACCGCCGCGCAGCTGATCAGCGGCGAGACGGCGGCCTTCTGGCAGATCGTCACCGCCATCGGCCTGACCGTGACGCCGCTGCTTGCCAATCTCGGCCGGCTGGCGGCGCGTGGCATGGACCGGGGCGCCCAAGGCCGGGCTACATTGAGCCTGGAAACGAGTGCTTCCGGGAAGGTCGTGGTCCTCGGCTTCGGTCGGGTCGGCCGCATGGTCTCGGAAATGCTCGACGCGCACGAGCGCGACTATATCGCCATGGATGCCGATCCTGACGTCGTCGCGGCCGGCGCCGAAGATGGCTTTCCGCTGGTGTTCGCGGATGTCGCCCACCCGGCAATCATCAGCCGCATCCAGCAAGGCCGGCCAACCGCCTTCGTGCTGACCATGGACAATCCCGTCCTCGTCAACCGGATCGCGCGTCGCCTTCGGGAGACCTTCCCGGACCTTCCGATTGTCGCACGCGCTCGCGACACCGACCATGCCGCCGAGCTCTATCGTGCCGGCGTTACCGATGCGGTGCCGGAAACGCTGGAAGCGTCGCTCCAGCTCGCGGAAGCCGCGCTGGTCGATCTTGGCGTTGCGATGGGCCCAGTCATCGCCTCCGTCCACGAAAAGCGGGATGAATTGCGCTCCAGGATCAAGGCCGCGGCCGAACTCGTCGAACAGCCGCGGCTTGGCCGCCGCCGCGCGCGGGACTCGGTCAAGGTTTAAGCGGGTACGCTTTCCAGCGCCTGCTTGACGGCGGCAAGTGCCTCGCCTGCCTTGCCACCTTCCGGACCACCGCCCTGTGCCATATCCGGGCGGCCGCCGCCGCCTTGGCCGCCGAGCGCGGAAACAGCGACTTTGACCAGCTCGACGGCGCTAACTTGGCCCGCCAGGTCATCGGTGACGCCGATCGCGACGCTGGCGCGCCCCTCGTTCACGGCGACCAAGGCGGCAATGCCGGATCCGACGCGCTGCTTCAGCGTGTCGATGGCGGAACGCAGGCCCTTGGGGTCGAGGCCTTCGACAATTTGACCGATGAAGGCGTGGCCGTTGACCTGTTCGGCGGCGGTCGTGTCCGACTTGGCCCCGCCACCCATCGCCAGCGCCTTCTTGGCCTCGGCGAGTTCACGCTCGAGCCGCCGCCGCTCGTCGACCAGCGCGGCGACACGAGCCGGAACGTCCTCAGGCGAACTCTTCAACGTGGCGGCCGCTTCACGAAGCCTCGCGTCGCGTTCGACCAGCCACTGCCGCGCGGCTTCACCGGTCAGCGCTTCGATCCGCCGGACGCCGGATGAAACCGCACTCTCGCCGATGATCTTGAACAGCTGGATGTCGCCCAGCGCGTTGACGTGCGTGCCGCCGCAAAGCTCGACCGAATAATCGGCATCGACACTGCGCCCCATGCTCAACACGCGGACCTCGTCCCCGTATTTTTCGCCGAACAGGGCCATCGCCCCGGCGGCGATCGCCTCGTCCGCGCTCATGAGCCGGGTCGTTACCCCCTCGTTCGAGCGGATATGAGCGTTCACCTCCGCCTCGATGGCGGCAATGTCGTCCGCGGTCAGGGCAGAGGGATGCGAAAAATCGAAACGCAGGCGATCCGGCGCAACGAGGCTGCCTTTCTGCGTAACATGGGTACCAAGGCGGTGGCGCAAGGCGGCGTGCAGCAGGTGCGTCGCGCTATGGTTTGCCCGAGTCCGGTCGCGGCGCTCGCCATCGACCTTCTGTTGCAGTGTCTCGCCGACCGAGACTTCGCCCACCCTGACCTTGGTGCGCAGCACATGCAGCTTGCCTAGCGGTTTGTTCGTGTCCACAACTTGCGCTTCCAAGCCCTTGAGCGAAGACAGTTTTCCGCTGTCGCCTACCTGTCCCCCGCTTTCGCCGTAAAACGGGGTCTGGTTGAGAAGCAGGTCGATCGTCTCGCCTTCCTTGGCGGACTGGACGGATGTTCCGTCCCTGACGATGGCAAGCACGACGCCCTCGCCTTCATCGCCGGAATAGCCGGTGAACTCCGTCGCGCCATGCTCTTCAGCAAGGTCGAACCAGATATCGTCGCTGGCCTTCGCGCCGGACCCTTTCCAGGCTGCGCGTGCCGCTGCCTTCTGCTGCGCCATGGCGGCGTCGAAGCCCTCGCGGTCGACCGCCAAGTTCTGGGCTCGAAGCGCGTCCTCGGTAAGGTCGTAGGGGAAACCGAACGTGTCGTAGAGTTTGAACGCGGTCGCACCGGAAAGTGTGCCGCCTTCCGGCAAATTTGCAGTCGCTTCGTCCAGGAGCTTGAGGCCGTTGACCAGCGTCTGGCGGAACCGCGTCTCTTCCTGCTGAAGCGTCGCTTCGATCAACGGCTGCGCGCGCAGGAGCTCGGGGTAAGCGCCGCCCATTTCCGCGACCAGAGCCGGTACGAGCCGATACATCAGCGGCTCGCGTGCGCCGAGCAGATGCGCATGCCGCATCGCCCGCCGCATGATCCGCCGAAGCACGTAACCCCTGCCCTCGTTAGCGGGCAGAACACCGTCGGCGACTAGGAAGCCGGACGTGCGCAGATGGTCCGCGATGATCCGGTGACTGGCCGTCATTGCGCTGCTTGCATTGCCGGTCAGGGATTGCGACGCTTCGATCAGCGCGCGGAAGGTGTCCGTGTCGTAATTGTCGTGCACGCCCTGCAGGACCGCGGCGATCCGCTCCAGGCCCATGCCTGTATCGATGCTCTTTTTGGGCAGTTCGGAGACGATTTCGCCTGCGGCCTGCTCATATTGCATGAAGACCAGGTTCCAGATTTCGACGAAGCGGTCGCCGTCCTCGTCCGGACTTCCGGGCGGACCGCCGGGAATGTGCTCGCCGTGATCGAAGAAGATTTCGGAGCAGGGACCGCACGGCCCGTCGTCGCCCATCGACCAGAAGTTGTCCTTGGTCGGGATCCGGATGATGCGGCTGTCGGGGAGGCCCGCAATCCGCTTCCACAGGTCGACCGCCTCATCATCGGTATGATAGACGGTGACGGTCAGCCGGTCGGGGCTGATCCCCCATTCCTTCGTGACCAGGTTCCACGCCAGCTCGATCGCGCGATCCTTGAAATAATCGCCAAACGAGAAATTGCCGAGCATTTCAAAGAAGGTATGGTGGCGCGCGGTGTAGCCGACATTGTCGAGGTCGTTGTGCTTGCCGCCAGCCCGGACGCACTTCTGGCTGCTTGAAGCGGTCGTGTACGGCCGGGTTTCGAGGCCGGTGAACACGTTCTTGAACGGCACCATGCCGGCGTTGGTAAACATCAACGTCGGATCGTTGTGCGGCACCAGAGGCGCCGATGCGACCCGGGCATGACCCTCCTTCTCGAAAAAGTCGAGGAAGGATCGGCGCACATCGTTGGTCGAGGTCATCAGCGGCATGTAAATGCGCCGCTGCAGTGCGGCAAGGCGGGACGGTGGACGAGTGGCGCGCCCGTGCTAGGCTTTGCCAGAGGGGGAATCAGATGATCCATTTGCTCTATGCGGCTGCCATCGTCGCGCAGGCGCCACCGCCTGCCACCCAGCCCGCCGCCGCGAGCGAGCACCGCAATCATTCCGACATGGCGGCACCGAAGTCCCCCATGCTGATGCCCGGTTACGGGAGTGGCGGCTTTCCCGTCGGAACGTCAAACCCGCGCGCGCAGGCCTTCTTCGACAACGGCATGCAGCTGGCCCACGCCTTTGCCCACAAGGCCGCGGTTGAAGCGATGGTGGAAGCGGTTCGGCTCGATCCCAATTGCGCCATGTGCCTGTGGGGTCAGGCCTGGGCCGACGGGCCGACGATAAACTATGGCAAGAACGAGCAGGAGGTCGAGCAGCTCAAGGCGCTTGCCGACAAGGCGGCCGAACTCGCCAAGCCGCGCGGAACCGAGCGAGAGCGCGCAATGATCGAGGCGCTTCAGCTTCGCTACACCGATGGCGGTGGGGGCAAGAACGGCGACTTGAACTTCGCCAAGGGGATGGCTGCGCTTGCGATGCGATATCCGGACGACAAGGAAATTGCGGTCCTTGCCGCGGACGCTTGGTTGATGACCGCGGCCGCCAATCGCGCCGAAGAAAAGCTGAATGCCGAAATGGCGATGCCCCTGCTTGAGCGAGTCCTGGCCCGCGACCCGAACTACACCCCCGCGATCCACTTTTTCATTCACGCAGCCGAGGCCGCCAGCCGTTCTGCTTCGGCGGAACGCTTTGCCGACCTACTCCCTGCCCTTGCGCCGCGGGCTAGCCACCTCGTCCATATGCCCAGCCACACCTATTATTGGGTTGGCCGCTATCAGGACGCCGCCGACGTCAATATGCGCGCTGTCCAGCTTGGCATCGAAAATGCCCAGCGGCTCGGGCTGCCGGAGCCGGACGGCGTTTGGGGTCTTCCCTATCACGTCCACAATGTGACGTTCGGCCTTGGCGGCGCGCTGATGGCCGGGGACTCCAGGACTGCGCTCGCGCTCGGCCGGCCCCTGGTCGAGCGTTCGCAAGTGGGCACCGAAGCAGGGCCGTTCCGCCAACTGATCGCCGCTAGCGGCTATGCCGCGGTCGGGCTGTTCGCACCCACGGCCGAGGTGCTGGCACTGCCCGAACCCAAGCTGCCCTACGTGACTGCCGCCTGGCATTACGCCCGCGGCGAGGCATTCGCGCGACTTGGCAATGCGGCCCGCGTTCGCGCCGAGGCTGCGGCCATCCGGGCCGTGCCGGGAGGGACCAGTCCGGACGACGGATCGATGCAGGCGCAGCAAATGACCTTCATCGCTCGCAACGTGCTCAGCGGCCGCGCCGCGCTGCTCGAGCACCGCCTGGTCGAGGCCCAGGCCCATTTCCGCGAGGCCGCCGAGCTTCAGGAAAATCATGATTTCAGCCGCTTCAGCGACCCTCCCGCCTGGTACTATCCGGTGCGCCGCGATCTCGCCGCGGCCCTGCTGGCCGCCGGCGACCGGGCCGGCGCAATTCGCGAGGCCCAGGCGGTGCTTGCGTCTCGTCCCAAAGATCCCGGCGCGCTGCAGCTGCTTCGCAAGCTCGACGCCGGCCCGAGCGCCCGCTAGGCCTCCGTCGTGCCGCCGCCCAAACGTAAACCCCTGCCGTTGCCCTACAAGCGGAAGCGCAAATATCCCGCGCTGGTCCGACCGTTCATCTGGCTGTTCAAGCTGATCCTGATCCTGGCGATCATCTCGGTGCTGTGGGTGTTCGAGTATAAATTCTTCAACCCGCCAACCACGGCGACCATGATTTCAGACAAATGGGCGGGCCGGGGAGCGACGCGCAAATGGATGCCGATCGAGCAGATCGACCGCGACATGGTGCGGGCCGCGATCGC
Proteins encoded in this region:
- a CDS encoding cation:proton antiporter; the encoded protein is MHGNFATSGFSDALVILGAAGIVIPAFARLRISPIIGFILIGALVGPAALGALSHSQHWLSYVTISNPEAIGPFAELGIIMLLFSIGLELSFRRLWTMRRLVFGVGAAELILGASVIGIGLYLLGESLSGSVGLGLALALSSTALVIPLVGTHSPVGRSALAMLLFEDVALVPIVFALGAMSPAADAGVGELLTTLAFGVVGVAGLLIGGRLLLPRLFAQAARTKSPELFLAACLVVVIVASLITSAIGFSPVLGALVAGIVIAETEYRGEVEVVTAPLRGLGLGIFLITVGMGVDLRLVIADWQSIFAAVLGVLLVKAMVTAFLLRLEGARPAVAAETGVLMASPSETTLIVLATATAAQLISGETAAFWQIVTAIGLTVTPLLANLGRLAARGMDRGAQGRATLSLETSASGKVVVLGFGRVGRMVSEMLDAHERDYIAMDADPDVVAAGAEDGFPLVFADVAHPAIISRIQQGRPTAFVLTMDNPVLVNRIARRLRETFPDLPIVARARDTDHAAELYRAGVTDAVPETLEASLQLAEAALVDLGVAMGPVIASVHEKRDELRSRIKAAAELVEQPRLGRRRARDSVKV
- the alaS gene encoding alanine--tRNA ligase — translated: MTSTNDVRRSFLDFFEKEGHARVASAPLVPHNDPTLMFTNAGMVPFKNVFTGLETRPYTTASSSQKCVRAGGKHNDLDNVGYTARHHTFFEMLGNFSFGDYFKDRAIELAWNLVTKEWGISPDRLTVTVYHTDDEAVDLWKRIAGLPDSRIIRIPTKDNFWSMGDDGPCGPCSEIFFDHGEHIPGGPPGSPDEDGDRFVEIWNLVFMQYEQAAGEIVSELPKKSIDTGMGLERIAAVLQGVHDNYDTDTFRALIEASQSLTGNASSAMTASHRIIADHLRTSGFLVADGVLPANEGRGYVLRRIMRRAMRHAHLLGAREPLMYRLVPALVAEMGGAYPELLRAQPLIEATLQQEETRFRQTLVNGLKLLDEATANLPEGGTLSGATAFKLYDTFGFPYDLTEDALRAQNLAVDREGFDAAMAQQKAAARAAWKGSGAKASDDIWFDLAEEHGATEFTGYSGDEGEGVVLAIVRDGTSVQSAKEGETIDLLLNQTPFYGESGGQVGDSGKLSSLKGLEAQVVDTNKPLGKLHVLRTKVRVGEVSVGETLQQKVDGERRDRTRANHSATHLLHAALRHRLGTHVTQKGSLVAPDRLRFDFSHPSALTADDIAAIEAEVNAHIRSNEGVTTRLMSADEAIAAGAMALFGEKYGDEVRVLSMGRSVDADYSVELCGGTHVNALGDIQLFKIIGESAVSSGVRRIEALTGEAARQWLVERDARLREAAATLKSSPEDVPARVAALVDERRRLERELAEAKKALAMGGGAKSDTTAAEQVNGHAFIGQIVEGLDPKGLRSAIDTLKQRVGSGIAALVAVNEGRASVAIGVTDDLAGQVSAVELVKVAVSALGGQGGGGRPDMAQGGGPEGGKAGEALAAVKQALESVPA